The Gracilimonas sp. genome contains a region encoding:
- a CDS encoding DUF3078 domain-containing protein produces the protein MRRLLSGIVSVLILMLCNTFVSAQNISIPDTLEGWDQSWVASLNGSQAAYDNWSQGGVSSISGTASSIFSIIYQKDLFSYGLRTNLKYGQSRIKGEGVRKTDDLIEIRNRFNYQFKENSNWSGYGAVNFRTQFDQGYIYSTEDGVPDELISNFLSPAYLTEGVGIAYQPDKAFTFEAGLALKQTIVTDDSLKSLYGVAPDKDIRGEGGLTTGINFEKEIFENILYNSSIETFTNFLIPISETDVMWSNELVGQINNLISASFQFEMRYDNDFSSEVQIKQVLSAGISINLY, from the coding sequence ATGAGAAGACTATTATCTGGTATTGTCTCTGTATTAATTTTAATGTTGTGTAATACATTTGTTTCTGCACAAAATATTTCTATCCCCGATACACTGGAGGGATGGGATCAAAGTTGGGTAGCAAGTTTAAATGGTTCTCAAGCAGCCTATGATAATTGGTCTCAAGGTGGGGTGAGTTCCATCAGCGGTACCGCTTCTTCAATTTTCTCCATAATCTATCAAAAGGATTTGTTTAGCTATGGTTTACGAACAAACCTCAAATACGGTCAGTCGCGGATCAAGGGAGAGGGGGTTCGGAAAACTGATGACCTTATCGAAATTCGGAACCGGTTCAATTACCAGTTTAAAGAAAATAGCAACTGGTCTGGTTACGGAGCCGTTAACTTCCGGACACAGTTTGACCAGGGTTATATCTACAGTACCGAAGATGGCGTGCCGGATGAGTTAATCTCTAACTTCCTTTCCCCTGCTTATCTCACTGAAGGAGTCGGTATTGCTTATCAACCTGACAAAGCTTTTACTTTTGAGGCTGGATTAGCTCTAAAACAAACGATTGTTACAGACGACAGTCTTAAATCTCTTTATGGCGTTGCCCCAGATAAAGACATACGGGGTGAAGGCGGTCTAACCACCGGTATCAATTTTGAGAAAGAAATTTTTGAAAATATCCTATACAACAGTTCCATCGAAACCTTTACCAATTTCCTGATTCCGATATCTGAAACGGATGTAATGTGGTCTAATGAGTTAGTGGGGCAAATCAATAACTTGATTAGTGCTTCATTCCAGTTTGAAATGCGATATGACAATGACTTTTCTAGCGAAGTACAAATAAAACAAGTACTTTCTGCTGGCATCTCCATTAACCTGTACTAA
- a CDS encoding YtxH domain-containing protein — translation MKRGIGTLLFGAAAFTGGIVAGLFLTPKSRKENLRWVKDQTNETKEWLESQSRKIKEDSEKRIDRFSKGIKKSLKDSLPDLYEATEDLDFTEEEEIEEITKNG, via the coding sequence ATGAAACGAGGAATAGGAACATTATTATTCGGTGCTGCAGCATTTACCGGCGGTATAGTAGCAGGTTTGTTTTTAACCCCCAAAAGCAGAAAAGAAAATCTACGTTGGGTGAAAGATCAAACCAATGAAACCAAAGAATGGCTTGAAAGCCAGAGCCGAAAAATCAAAGAAGACAGTGAAAAAAGGATAGACCGGTTCTCAAAAGGAATCAAGAAATCTCTGAAAGATTCTTTACCGGATTTATATGAAGCCACAGAGGATCTTGATTTTACCGAAGAAGAAGAGATAGAAGAAATTACCAAAAATGGCTGA
- a CDS encoding DUF2851 family protein, giving the protein MAEAEFQHSEAFLQWIWENLLFEFTSLKTNCGKPVRIIDPGKANATDGPDFRHAVIEIDGIKWHGDVEIHVKGSDWSAHHHQKDLNFNAVILHVVANEKSRPVSTENGSTPFTLNLLHYLPEKLRLFLRSFAYPSELPCVSGLSFISKDAFKRQIEKAHVEYFEKKSNDFLRFYDPELLPSKAWRQALILSCWDGLGISHNREAMRETAKRLLASWDGASIDQGISLAWDIAGLGASSSEISWNMKSVRPANHPKRRVYEAVKLSYQILNEPFQHLLSLESLDVWSDWMEEASLSKSSRMKILYGTVYLPSLYMLGNLYAHQRLCENVLSEWKRLKTPIPSSLLRKFNSLNLDTGIYRRKLGAVHQLKSYCKPVRCSECFVLKKAIES; this is encoded by the coding sequence ATGGCTGAGGCTGAATTTCAACATTCAGAAGCTTTTTTACAGTGGATTTGGGAAAATCTGCTCTTTGAGTTCACGTCTTTAAAAACTAATTGTGGCAAACCGGTTCGTATTATCGATCCGGGCAAAGCTAATGCCACTGATGGGCCTGATTTCAGGCATGCTGTCATTGAAATCGATGGTATTAAATGGCATGGAGATGTTGAAATACATGTCAAAGGTTCGGATTGGAGTGCTCATCATCACCAAAAAGATCTGAACTTTAATGCGGTCATTTTGCATGTGGTTGCTAATGAAAAAAGCCGGCCTGTCAGCACAGAAAACGGAAGTACTCCATTTACCCTGAATTTGCTGCACTATCTGCCTGAAAAACTGCGGTTATTTTTAAGAAGTTTTGCGTACCCATCAGAGCTTCCTTGCGTATCCGGTCTGAGTTTTATTTCGAAAGACGCGTTTAAACGTCAAATTGAAAAGGCTCACGTTGAATATTTTGAAAAGAAGTCGAATGATTTTTTGCGCTTTTATGATCCTGAGCTTCTTCCTTCAAAAGCCTGGAGGCAAGCACTGATTCTGTCCTGCTGGGATGGCCTTGGGATATCGCACAACCGCGAGGCAATGCGTGAAACTGCTAAACGTTTATTAGCAAGCTGGGATGGAGCTTCAATCGATCAGGGCATCAGCCTTGCATGGGATATTGCCGGTCTTGGAGCCTCTTCCTCAGAAATTTCCTGGAACATGAAATCTGTCCGTCCGGCGAATCATCCAAAGCGAAGAGTTTATGAAGCTGTAAAATTAAGTTATCAGATTTTAAATGAGCCATTTCAGCATTTGCTCTCGCTTGAATCGCTTGATGTTTGGAGTGATTGGATGGAGGAAGCCTCGCTCAGTAAATCGTCTCGGATGAAAATTTTATATGGGACGGTTTATTTGCCTTCTCTTTATATGTTAGGAAATCTGTATGCTCACCAACGCCTTTGTGAAAATGTACTCTCAGAATGGAAGCGTTTAAAAACGCCAATTCCATCGTCTCTGCTAAGAAAATTCAATTCTTTGAATTTAGATACCGGTATATATCGTAGAAAATTAGGTGCTGTCCATCAATTAAAATCATATTGTAAACCGGTCAGGTGCTCCGAATGTTTTGTGCTAAAAAAAGCGATTGAGTCTTGA
- a CDS encoding ribose-phosphate pyrophosphokinase: MDTPLAIFSGTSNPALARAIAEEYGASLGDVTIKKFSDGELYVKYEQSIRGEDIFVIQSTPPPGDNIIELLLLLDAAKRASVKRVTAVIPYFGYARQDRKDQPRVSIGSKLMANLLVKAGADRILTMDLHAAQIQGFFDIPLDHLYASRAFIDHFTSNPIDNLVVVAPDVGSLKMARSYSKKLGASLAFIDKRRPKANESEIMNLIGEVEGKNVLIVDDLIDTAGTLTNAAAALKERGALNIIAICTHPILSGPAYQRIEDSPIDELLVTDTVQLRQPSEKIRVLSIANIFAEAIQRIHTNDTISALFDN, translated from the coding sequence GTGGACACTCCCCTGGCGATTTTTTCCGGAACCAGTAACCCGGCTTTGGCAAGAGCAATTGCCGAAGAATATGGTGCATCTTTAGGAGATGTAACGATTAAGAAGTTTTCGGATGGAGAGCTTTACGTTAAGTATGAGCAGAGTATTCGCGGTGAAGACATTTTTGTTATTCAATCTACGCCGCCTCCGGGTGATAATATTATCGAATTGTTGCTTTTGCTGGATGCAGCGAAGCGGGCATCGGTAAAAAGAGTGACGGCGGTAATTCCATATTTCGGATATGCCCGGCAAGACCGTAAAGATCAGCCCCGGGTTTCTATCGGATCAAAGTTGATGGCAAATTTACTAGTTAAGGCAGGAGCAGACCGGATTCTGACCATGGATTTGCATGCTGCTCAAATACAAGGATTTTTTGATATCCCGCTTGATCATTTATATGCAAGCCGGGCTTTTATTGATCATTTTACTTCCAACCCCATTGATAATTTGGTAGTGGTAGCTCCTGATGTGGGCAGTTTGAAAATGGCTCGTTCCTATTCAAAAAAATTAGGGGCCAGCCTTGCTTTTATTGATAAAAGAAGGCCAAAAGCCAATGAGTCAGAGATTATGAATCTGATTGGGGAAGTAGAAGGAAAGAATGTGTTAATTGTCGATGATTTGATCGACACCGCCGGAACATTGACGAATGCAGCGGCCGCTTTAAAAGAAAGGGGCGCGTTAAACATTATCGCAATTTGTACACATCCGATTTTATCGGGTCCGGCATATCAGCGAATCGAAGATTCGCCTATTGACGAGTTGTTAGTAACAGACACCGTTCAGCTTCGCCAGCCATCTGAAAAGATTAGGGTGTTGAGCATTGCGAATATTTTTGCTGAAGCTATACAACGTATTCACACTAACGACACTATCAGTGCACTGTTTGATAATTAA
- a CDS encoding 50S ribosomal protein L25, producing the protein MAYPELVKLEGKKRETSRQANKALRKELQVPAVLYGPDVDENVHFSIDELELEKILKRPQTKLQELTVDGKTYKTLLKRTEFDPVTDRPVHADFYVLSDKKKVTLRVPIKITGNAKGVVENGGRVFKPMNFVRIRVLPEAIPAEFEIDISPLEIGQSFHISDLDLEGIIPLDDMSRTIVTIRPPKGADFLESLVAGVTEEAEEEVVAEGEELAEGEELAEGEELAEGEEGEDSSEEKTEE; encoded by the coding sequence ATGGCATACCCAGAATTAGTAAAACTTGAAGGCAAAAAAAGAGAGACCAGCAGACAAGCGAATAAAGCGCTTAGGAAAGAATTGCAAGTACCCGCAGTTCTTTATGGTCCCGACGTTGATGAAAATGTTCATTTTTCGATTGATGAGTTGGAGTTGGAGAAAATTCTTAAACGACCTCAAACTAAACTTCAAGAACTTACGGTTGACGGAAAAACGTATAAAACACTTTTGAAGAGAACGGAATTTGATCCTGTAACGGATCGTCCTGTTCATGCAGATTTCTATGTTCTGTCAGATAAGAAGAAAGTAACACTCCGTGTCCCTATTAAAATTACAGGGAACGCAAAAGGGGTAGTTGAGAATGGTGGACGTGTATTCAAACCAATGAATTTCGTTCGCATTCGTGTACTTCCTGAAGCCATTCCGGCAGAGTTTGAAATTGATATCTCACCGCTTGAAATTGGCCAGTCATTCCATATTTCTGATTTGGATCTGGAAGGAATTATTCCTTTAGATGATATGAGTCGAACCATTGTAACCATTCGTCCTCCTAAAGGAGCTGACTTTCTTGAAAGTCTTGTTGCGGGTGTTACTGAAGAGGCTGAAGAAGAAGTGGTTGCTGAAGGCGAAGAACTCGCTGAAGGTGAAGAACTTGCCGAAGGTGAAGAACTTGCTGAAGGCGAAGAGGGAGAAGATTCTTCTGAAGAAAAAACAGAAGAATAA
- a CDS encoding phosphoribosyltransferase family protein, producing the protein MKKQITLMNRARLQRTLRRIAIQVWEKLGTEEDLVIIGLNERGYAAALELSGYIDDYLSTKAQVHQYEVTGNNAESSLPECNDKFVLLVDDVIFSGKTMFEALSGVCNIYEPKTIEIAVLIDRGHRKYPLLTGMSGIEVPTKLGEHIEVMLKNSKLEEAILFKNS; encoded by the coding sequence ATGAAAAAGCAAATTACCTTGATGAATCGGGCCCGGCTGCAGCGTACTCTGCGGCGCATAGCCATACAAGTATGGGAAAAATTGGGGACAGAAGAAGATCTTGTCATAATTGGTTTAAATGAAAGAGGTTATGCCGCGGCCCTGGAACTTTCCGGATACATAGATGATTACCTAAGCACAAAAGCACAAGTACATCAATATGAAGTCACCGGAAATAATGCTGAAAGTTCCTTACCGGAATGTAATGACAAGTTTGTGCTTTTAGTAGATGATGTAATTTTTTCCGGGAAAACAATGTTTGAAGCTCTTTCCGGAGTGTGTAATATTTATGAACCTAAAACTATCGAAATAGCTGTATTGATCGATCGAGGCCATCGTAAATATCCGTTACTCACTGGGATGTCAGGCATCGAAGTGCCTACAAAATTAGGAGAACACATCGAAGTGATGCTCAAGAATTCGAAACTGGAAGAAGCCATACTTTTTAAGAACTCTTAA